From Salinibacterium sp. ZJ450, one genomic window encodes:
- a CDS encoding phosphatase PAP2 family protein, with product MTQSERRARKVSRRWPLISGLVAVLLVIAGGALVAARTSNLIDDEWMEEILEHRNPIWDVPSLVMNFLGGGLFAAIIVPVGTIVALCLVRRFWGALYYGVAAGVSVALVQLLKEIFGRARPLDMLVTSDYGSFPSGHVANAATMAVSLGFIFARTWVWFAGAVYTVLMLLSRTYLGAHWLSDTVGGLLLGAAVAVIVWAPLAAKLQQEAAGRRHR from the coding sequence ATGACGCAGAGCGAACGGCGGGCGCGGAAGGTTTCGCGACGCTGGCCGCTGATCAGCGGACTCGTCGCGGTGCTGCTTGTGATCGCCGGCGGAGCGCTGGTCGCCGCCCGAACGTCGAACTTGATCGACGACGAGTGGATGGAGGAAATCCTCGAGCATCGGAACCCGATCTGGGACGTTCCCTCGCTGGTGATGAACTTTCTCGGCGGCGGGCTCTTCGCCGCAATCATCGTGCCGGTTGGCACCATCGTGGCGCTCTGCCTGGTCCGCCGATTCTGGGGGGCGCTGTACTACGGTGTGGCGGCCGGGGTGAGCGTGGCGCTGGTGCAGTTGCTCAAGGAGATCTTTGGCCGAGCCCGACCTCTCGACATGCTGGTGACCTCCGACTACGGTTCATTCCCCTCGGGGCATGTAGCGAACGCGGCGACCATGGCGGTGTCGCTTGGCTTCATTTTCGCGCGCACCTGGGTGTGGTTCGCGGGCGCGGTGTACACCGTGTTGATGCTGCTGAGCCGCACCTATCTGGGTGCCCACTGGCTGAGTGACACGGTGGGTGGGCTGCTGCTCGGGGCCGCGGTCGCGGTGATCGTGTGGGCCCCGTTGGCCGCCAAGCTGCAGCAGGAAGCCGCGGGCCGAAGACACCGGTGA
- a CDS encoding saccharopine dehydrogenase family protein has translation MRILLVGAGGVGDAIAKIAARRDFFEVMVVSDYDLARAERTIAWVEARHGAQHGRFVAARIDASDPDSVEAVARAHQATHVVNAVEPKFVPTIFAGALAADADYLDMAMSLSEPHRTDPYAQTGIKLGDDQFEQAPDWEKAGRLALLGMGVEPGLSDVFARYAADHLFGEIDELGTRDGANLVVRDEMGAEIFAPSFSIWTTIEECLNPPVVWEKDRGWYTTPPFSEPEVFEFPEGIGPVECVNVEHEEVLLMPRVLNANRVTFKYGLGDEFIGILKTLHQLGLDSTTPIRVRSANGPVEVAPRDLVAAALPDPATIGPRMTGKTCAGVWVTGRDPQGEPREVYLYHVSDNEWTMAEYEAQCVVWQTALNPVIALELLAGGVWSGIGVLGPEAFDADPYLELMARPVANGGYGQPWGIEDRLAR, from the coding sequence ATGCGGATACTTCTGGTGGGTGCGGGTGGCGTCGGCGACGCGATTGCCAAGATTGCGGCGCGACGCGACTTCTTCGAGGTGATGGTTGTCAGCGACTACGACCTGGCCCGGGCCGAGCGCACCATCGCCTGGGTTGAGGCTCGCCACGGCGCACAGCACGGCCGCTTCGTGGCGGCGAGGATTGATGCCTCCGACCCTGACAGCGTGGAAGCGGTGGCCCGGGCGCACCAGGCGACCCACGTGGTGAACGCGGTGGAGCCGAAGTTCGTGCCGACCATTTTCGCGGGAGCACTCGCCGCGGACGCCGACTACCTCGACATGGCGATGAGCCTGTCTGAACCGCACCGCACCGATCCGTACGCCCAGACCGGGATCAAGCTGGGCGACGACCAGTTCGAGCAGGCTCCGGACTGGGAAAAGGCCGGCCGGCTCGCGCTGCTCGGGATGGGCGTCGAGCCGGGGCTCAGCGACGTCTTCGCCCGGTACGCGGCCGACCATCTGTTCGGCGAGATCGACGAACTGGGCACGCGGGACGGCGCGAACCTGGTGGTGCGCGATGAGATGGGTGCCGAGATCTTCGCCCCGTCCTTCAGCATCTGGACCACAATCGAGGAGTGCCTGAACCCACCCGTGGTGTGGGAGAAGGACCGCGGCTGGTACACGACACCGCCGTTCTCCGAACCCGAGGTATTCGAGTTTCCGGAGGGCATCGGCCCGGTGGAGTGCGTGAACGTGGAACACGAGGAGGTGCTGCTGATGCCTCGCGTGCTCAACGCGAACCGGGTCACCTTCAAGTACGGCCTCGGTGACGAGTTCATCGGGATCCTGAAGACCCTGCATCAGCTCGGGCTCGACTCCACCACGCCGATCCGAGTGCGCTCGGCGAACGGCCCGGTCGAGGTGGCACCGCGCGACCTGGTCGCCGCCGCGTTGCCTGACCCCGCCACCATCGGCCCGCGGATGACCGGCAAGACCTGTGCCGGCGTCTGGGTGACGGGGCGTGATCCGCAGGGTGAGCCGCGCGAGGTGTACCTCTATCACGTCAGCGACAACGAGTGGACGATGGCCGAGTACGAGGCGCAGTGCGTGGTGTGGCAGACCGCCCTGAACCCGGTGATCGCGCTCGAACTGCTGGCCGGCGGCGTGTGGTCGGGCATCGGAGTGCTCGGCCCGGAGGCGTTCGACGCCGATCCATACCTCGAGCTGATGGCCCGCCCGGTCGCGAACGGCGGCTACGGCCAGCCCTGGGGTATAGAGGACCGGCTGGCGCGGTAA
- a CDS encoding helicase HerA-like domain-containing protein, with translation MTDAAAAVEAAKKALEEAQQALKAAEDAAKTPTDAATATPTDAAVPESSATSGPLSAEQIDTIQAGYAFAAPALEMGALVNGEPLADVPVRIPIAMTNRHGLVAGATGTGKTKTLQVLAEQLSANGVPVFAADIKGDLSGIATPGQPNPKLTARTASIGQDWAPAAAPTEFYSLGGIGAGIPIRATISSFGPLLLSKVLGLNETQESSLGLVFHYADQAGLPLLDLADLRSVLSFLTSDDGKAELKNLGGLSSATVGVILRELITFADQGADVFFGEPEIDTAQFLRTAADGRGIVSLLEVPSVRDQPALFSTFLMWLLADLFNDLPEVGDTDKPKLVFFFDEAHLLFSGASKDFIASIVQTVRLIRSKGVGIFFVTQTPKDVPNDVLAQLGSRVQHQLRAHTPDDAKALRATVSTYPTSGYDLGEVLTSLATGEAIVTVMNEKGAPSPVAWTRLRAPQGSMEPTDAATIAATVNASPLLAEYGTAIDRESAREILAARMNAAAEADAAEEAREQAEKSAAAEAQARAKAQADYEKAQREWERAEKRTTSRTSTTRRTTSRPSNPVGDVLGSQLGKTMVREVLRGIFGTLKRR, from the coding sequence ATGACGGATGCGGCAGCCGCAGTCGAGGCGGCAAAGAAGGCGCTCGAAGAAGCGCAGCAGGCGTTGAAAGCGGCCGAGGATGCGGCTAAGACACCGACGGATGCGGCCACGGCCACGCCAACGGATGCCGCGGTACCTGAGTCGTCCGCGACATCCGGTCCCCTCTCTGCGGAGCAGATCGACACCATCCAAGCCGGTTACGCCTTCGCCGCCCCCGCGCTGGAAATGGGTGCGCTCGTCAATGGCGAACCGCTCGCGGACGTGCCGGTACGTATCCCGATCGCGATGACCAACCGCCACGGTCTGGTCGCCGGTGCCACCGGAACCGGCAAGACCAAGACGCTGCAGGTGCTCGCCGAGCAGCTCAGCGCCAACGGTGTTCCGGTGTTCGCGGCAGATATCAAGGGCGACCTCTCCGGGATCGCGACACCGGGGCAACCCAATCCGAAGCTGACCGCGCGTACCGCCAGCATCGGCCAGGACTGGGCACCGGCCGCGGCCCCGACCGAGTTCTACTCCCTAGGCGGCATCGGCGCCGGCATCCCGATTCGCGCCACGATCTCCAGCTTCGGTCCGCTGCTGCTGAGCAAGGTGCTCGGGCTGAACGAAACACAGGAGTCGAGTCTCGGCCTTGTCTTCCACTACGCCGACCAGGCCGGGCTGCCGCTGCTCGATCTCGCCGACCTCCGCAGCGTGCTCAGCTTCCTCACCAGTGACGACGGCAAGGCCGAGCTGAAGAACCTCGGCGGGCTGTCCAGTGCGACCGTTGGCGTGATCCTGCGCGAGCTGATCACCTTCGCCGACCAGGGCGCCGACGTGTTCTTCGGTGAGCCCGAGATCGACACCGCGCAGTTCCTGCGCACCGCCGCCGACGGCCGCGGCATCGTCAGCCTGCTCGAGGTGCCGAGCGTGCGCGATCAGCCGGCGCTGTTCTCCACCTTTCTGATGTGGCTGCTCGCCGACCTGTTCAACGACCTGCCCGAGGTCGGCGACACCGACAAGCCCAAGCTGGTGTTCTTCTTCGACGAGGCGCACCTGCTGTTCTCGGGCGCCTCGAAGGACTTCATCGCCTCGATCGTGCAGACCGTGCGGCTGATCCGGTCGAAGGGCGTCGGCATCTTCTTCGTCACCCAGACGCCGAAGGACGTGCCGAACGACGTGCTCGCTCAGCTCGGCAGTCGGGTGCAGCACCAACTGCGGGCGCACACTCCGGATGACGCGAAGGCTTTGCGCGCCACCGTGTCGACCTACCCGACCAGCGGGTACGACCTCGGTGAGGTGCTCACGTCGCTCGCGACCGGTGAGGCGATCGTCACGGTGATGAACGAGAAGGGCGCGCCGAGCCCGGTGGCCTGGACGCGGCTGCGGGCGCCGCAAGGCTCGATGGAGCCGACGGATGCCGCGACCATCGCCGCAACCGTGAACGCGAGTCCGCTGCTGGCCGAGTACGGCACGGCGATCGACCGGGAGTCGGCGCGCGAGATCCTCGCGGCGCGGATGAACGCGGCCGCAGAAGCGGATGCCGCGGAGGAAGCCCGGGAGCAGGCCGAGAAGTCGGCGGCCGCCGAGGCTCAAGCGCGGGCGAAGGCGCAGGCCGACTACGAGAAAGCGCAACGCGAATGGGAGCGGGCCGAGAAGCGCACGACATCCCGAACCTCAACGACGCGGCGCACCACCAGCCGTCCGTCGAACCCGGTCGGCGACGTGCTCGGCTCGCAGCTCGGCAAGACGATGGTGCGCGAGGTGCTCCGGGGCATCTTCGGCACCCTGAAGCGGCGGTGA
- a CDS encoding TetR/AcrR family transcriptional regulator: MATLRDLHKQQTRKLLMETALELFQSKGYAPTTIDDIAGTAGTTRTTFYLHFSSKSQLMSELITEVDAILTAIDDPPLDVVVELGRRDQVEQWLNSKFDQWPVIRPYLMAADQASGEPEVAAAIEKWFEHVAEAMESGLDRAGRFEQHTRRIRCILAFGQFEYLSRRWFRVGWVVPREICLQTLTDAWCHLLVDDSTPASDTTLREFTGRDTN; encoded by the coding sequence ATGGCCACCCTTCGCGACCTCCACAAACAGCAGACCCGCAAGCTCCTGATGGAGACCGCGCTCGAGCTGTTCCAGTCCAAGGGCTATGCCCCCACGACCATCGACGACATCGCCGGCACCGCGGGCACCACCCGCACCACGTTCTACCTGCACTTCTCCTCGAAGTCGCAGCTGATGAGCGAGCTGATTACCGAGGTTGACGCGATCCTCACCGCGATCGACGACCCGCCACTCGATGTAGTGGTCGAGCTGGGGCGCCGCGACCAGGTCGAGCAGTGGCTGAACAGCAAGTTCGACCAGTGGCCGGTGATCCGCCCCTACCTGATGGCGGCCGACCAGGCATCAGGCGAGCCTGAGGTAGCCGCCGCCATCGAGAAATGGTTCGAGCACGTGGCGGAGGCGATGGAATCCGGCCTCGATCGTGCCGGGCGGTTCGAGCAGCACACCCGCAGAATCCGCTGCATTCTGGCGTTCGGTCAGTTCGAGTACCTCTCGCGCCGCTGGTTCCGCGTCGGCTGGGTGGTTCCGCGCGAGATCTGCCTGCAGACGCTCACCGACGCCTGGTGCCATCTGCTCGTCGACGACAGCACGCCAGCAAGCGACACGACCCTACGAGAGTTCACTGGCCGCGACACCAACTGA
- a CDS encoding NADPH-dependent FMN reductase: MTKPLLQIIIGSTRPGRAGGAVAEWFAERARDDDRFEIEVLDLAEVGLPLMDEPHHPRLRAYQHEHTKAWSATIERGDAYVFVIPEYNYALNAATKNAIDYLSTEWARKALGIVSYGGISGGLRAAQMLKQVGSALKMATLPDTVIIPMIGALRDEDGRFVPTPIIEDSATILLDQLDEMTAALQPLRDGLLAAKS, encoded by the coding sequence GTGACGAAGCCCCTGCTGCAGATCATCATCGGCAGCACCCGCCCGGGTCGCGCCGGAGGCGCCGTCGCGGAATGGTTCGCTGAGCGGGCGCGTGACGACGACCGCTTCGAGATCGAGGTCCTCGACCTCGCCGAGGTCGGCCTGCCGCTGATGGACGAACCCCACCACCCGCGTCTGCGCGCCTACCAGCACGAGCACACCAAGGCGTGGAGCGCCACGATCGAGCGGGGGGATGCCTATGTCTTCGTCATCCCGGAGTACAACTACGCGCTGAATGCGGCGACGAAGAACGCCATCGACTACCTGTCCACCGAGTGGGCGCGCAAGGCGCTCGGCATCGTCAGTTACGGCGGAATCTCTGGCGGCCTGCGTGCCGCCCAGATGCTGAAGCAGGTCGGCTCGGCGCTGAAGATGGCGACGCTGCCCGACACCGTGATCATCCCCATGATCGGCGCGCTGCGCGACGAGGACGGCCGGTTCGTCCCCACGCCGATCATCGAAGACTCGGCGACGATCCTGCTCGACCAGCTCGACGAGATGACCGCTGCCCTGCAGCCGCTGCGCGACGGGTTGCTGGCTGCAAAGTCCTGA